One Candidatus Nitrososphaera evergladensis SR1 genomic window, TGTCACTAGACTCGTGGAAAAGAATCATCAGCAGCAAAAAGAAAAAAAGGCATGATGAAATACGCTATCGCATGTTCTTCCTATACAGTCGCGGTGGTCTTGCAAAAGCTGTCCAAACGAACAAAAATAATTTTTTGGGCGGCCATCACATGCCCATAGTAGAAAGTCATTAAAGATAGCTATAGAACTAGATTAGGGGGGCTGAGGGAGGGACCCAGTTACCTGATTACGCGTATGGTGTCGTTGTGCCCAGCTACGCCAGGCGTTCTCAGGCATACCGGATCTCTGCGGAAATTGTCCATCCTGCCTCGGCCCCTTTTTAGCAATTTCAAGCGTGCAGATGCCCCGATAGCCTGCATAAATGAGCTCATAAAGACGACCAAGTCAACGGAGCGAAAAACCCTCGGCCTCGAAAAAAATAGGACAATGGAAGCAAAAGCGAAATTCATTTCATTGAAGAAATTCTATACTAATACGAAAATAATATGCCTGCAGTCGATGAAGTTAGAGTTGCCTTTGAAAACCTACAGCAAAAATACAAAGAGCACCTGCCAAAGGTAGACACTGTTCTCATAGAAAACCTCCTAAAGCGTAAAATGGAAGATCCGTCCAACGACCCGATATTCATGGTCGAGGTTTTTACCAAGCCGGGCCTTGATCCGCAGCAAGTCAGAAGCTACATAATCCAAAAGACGGGTATGAGCCCAGAGATATACGACAACGGCACGCACTATGTGACAAACCAGAAACTCAACTTGAAGATACTAAAAGAGATATCCGATTCTGACGATGTTCTTGAGGTTACCGGCGAGTATACAGGCAGGATTGGGGCCTATGGTGCATCACACGAACATCGGGAGACTGAAGATACTCCGGGAGCAGCAACTGGACGCGGTAAGCCACCTGGATAAGGAAGGGAGCTCCTCTTTCTTTACTCTGCCGCACATGGACTCGTAGCGCAACACGGAAAGTAATTTTGTTTTGCTGTCGTGGACATCCTTACATCATCTTTGTCATTATCATCTAGAGGTTTCTTCGTGAATCTATTTCTAATGGTGCAAATTTCTAAAGCATCGCACATGGGGGGCAGAAGCAGTAGTGTCCTACGCAAGTTCTTGGCAGGTCTGATCATTGTTGATGCGTTGATCGCTATTTGGATTATCGCCATTGCCGGCAACTGGGATCCGCGGCTCTTGATTGGATGGGCTGTCTTGAACGTGGTAATAGCAATTTCCGCGCTAGCGATCATCAAGTCATCGTCGCGGCGCAAGGGCAGTTCCTCTCTGCAAGCACGTCATACTCGATATTATTATTCTCCATCCCAAGAGGAGGAGCGGCATACAAGGGATAGCGACGACGATTATAATAGTGATTTTCACCGAGCCGCATACATTACGATGAACGGAGAAACCGTGAAAAGCAAAGGCGAAAAGCTCCTGGCAGATTACTTTTATCAAAACAATATTGTCTATCAATATGAAAGAGCGGCATGGACCACTGGCACCAGATTCAAGTCTAAAAGAATGATTTCCAAGCCCGATTTTTATCTCCCCGATTATGACGTGTATGTTGAATACTGGGGAATGGTGAATACCAAGGACAAAAACAACAGGGCCGACTATATCAAATCGATGGAGTGGAAAATGACCAAGTACGATGAAAACAAAATAAAATTCGTATCCATCTATCCAAACAATCTAGACGATCTGGACAGGATTTTCAAAGCAAGGTTGAGGAAAGCTACCACTACTGTTGCTGACGCAAAGAGAGACAATTAGGCGTGTGCATATATATTCAATAATAATAAAAAAGGCCACAGAAGAAGACGGCCATAGAAACCTAGGCTACTGTTGTTGATGATGTGTTCTTGGCCACGTGATCCTGTTTTCTGTGCTCTTCTAGGTCAAGTGAACTTGGGAACGTCTTGTTACATTCTTCGCATTCAAACCTTGGACGCTCGGCCGGCACCTGGGCCTTCACTTCCTCTTTTTTTGCAAGGGGCACCTGCTTGCCTTCCTTTTCCATGTTTCCATTCATAGCATTGCATGTACCGCTTACGAAATAAACGAGTTTCTCGAGGCTTAAAGAGAGGTAAAATACCTAATTTCCTTAAATCAGCCGACGATGATAATGATACACGTGCTCCTCGATCCGGAGCTCTGCAAACAGAGAGTGAGAGAAAAAAGGGAAGGGGGGAGTCGATTGATATGTGCGTCGCGACATGATATTCTTGCGCAACAAAAAGATGCAAAAAGAAGAAGAAAAGGAAATGCAGCTGGAAAAAAAGAACGCCATTGAGGTCCACAACCTGACCAAGACTTATCGCGGCAATATCCCCGCGGTGGACAGCATCAGTTTCTCGGTCATGCCTGGAGAGATATTTGGCCTCCTGGGGCCAAACGGTGCCGGCAAAACCAGTACTATTAAAATGATAGTCACCCTTGCCAAGGCCACTTTTGGCAGGCTGGAGGTTTTTGGAGTTGATGTCTCTAGATCACCCCAAATCGCAAGAGGGATGATGGGATACGTGCCTCAGAGCATATCCGTTGATGCTGACCTTACCGCGTATGAGAATCTGCTAATCTTCTCCAAGCTTTCGTATGTCAGCAAGCAAGACCGTGACGAGAGGATACGCGAGGCGTTACAGTACATGGGCCTGGCAGGAAGGGCAAACGACCTTGTCAAGCATTTCAGCGGAGGCATGATGCGCAGGCTAGAGATAGCCCAGGCACTTGTCAACCGGCCAAGGATCCTGCTCCTAGATGAGCCAAGCATCGGGCTTGATCCGGCGTCAAAGAGGCAGGTGTGGAAAAGCATCAAGCAGTTGCGGCAGGACTATGGCACTACCGTCCTGATTACCACCCACGACATGACAGAAGCAGATGTCTTGTGCGACAGAGTGGCTATCATGTCTGCGGGCAATATAGCAGCATTGGGAAATCCTGCAGAACTGAAAAGGACCATTGGAGGTGGAGACAGGGTGACGGTAAATTTTCTTGCCTCTGCCGTGCGGCCGCAGGACATGGAATTTCTGTCAAGCCTGGGCAAGGTCGTTGCAATAGGCAACAACAACGATGATGAAGAAGGAGACGAAACGTCTGTTCAGATTCTGGTGGGGGACGGGGAAGAAGCTGTACCGCACATCATGGATTCTTTTCGAAATAACGGCATCCAAATCGAGTCCATTTCGGTAAGCAAGCCGACCTTGGATGACGTTTTCATGAAGTATGCCAACCGAAGGCTCGACTGCGAAGAGGAGATGGTTGCTGCTGCCAAAAGCAACTCTAGCGGAGCAAGGCGCGATTTTGTGAGACACGCAAAATGATGATGAATAGAAATAAAAACAACAGCAACAATAGCAACAGCGTCGAAAGGTTCCTTTACAGTTCCATGACAGTGGCAGAAATGGAAGCAAGAAAGCTACGCCACGATTCTACCGAGCTGTGGACCAGGGTGGTGCAGCCTGCCCTTTGGCTGCTTATTTTCGGCGTGACTTTTAACAGCCTCCGAGCTCTGCAGACAGCCGGCGACTTTTCCTACATCCAGTTTATCACGCCGGGAATCCTGGCGCAGTCAGTTCTGTTCATAGCAATTTTTTACGGCATCACCGTCGTCTGGGAGCGCGATGTGGGGATCTTTACCAGGCTCTTGTCTACGCCGTCGCCAAGGGCGTCCATAGTTCTGGGCAAAGCCCTTGCCGCTGGCTTGAGGGGGCTTTTCCAGGCAGCAATGATATTTGTACTGGCTCTTTTAATCGGAGTCGAGATAAGGCTTGACCCTGTTGACGTCATCGGAGTTTTTGCCATAGTGGTATTGTTTGCCATGTGCTTTTCCAGCCTGTCGATGTTGCTTGCCTCGTACATGAAGACTCGCGACAGGATGATGGGGATAGGCCAAGCGCTGACCATGCCTCTTTTCTTTGCAAGCAACGCCATCTATCCGATTGCTCTGATGCCTGTGTGGCTCCAGTACGTGTCGCTGGCAAACCCGCTGAGTTATGTTGTGGATGCGCTCAGGGCAATGCTAATCACCGGTAACTATGCAAACTTGCCAGTTGATATTGCCGTGGTGCTTTTTGCTACGGTCGCATTTGTAGCGCTTGCCTCTGTGTCAATAAAGAGGCTGCTGGAATAAAAAGAGGGCGACTCATTCTAACCTCTGATGTTCTGGCATACGTGGGAAAGTGCCACAGCGCCGCTGCCTGATGCGCTTTGATATAATGATGATGCATCAAGTCTTTTAAAATATGGTGTTGGTGATATTTTTGGTATATGTCTTCGGATGTCCCGCGTTGCAAGGAATGTGGGATGGTGTTTGATACTGTAGAATCGCTGGAAGAGCACGTAAAAAATGAAAAGCAAGAAGTTGCAGAACGCCACAAAGGGATCGATGACGGATAGCGCAAGGCTTCTTTCTGCTATTCCTTTTTGAAGCCCGCTATTTGGAAAAATACACCGCCTATTCTTCTCTAGGTGTGCATATATGTAATCACGGTAAGGATTTGGAATGAATGTACGTGTATATGCTCTTGCAAGAAATTTAGAGATGTAGTGTGAGAATAATTGCGCCAAGGCAGGCAGGTATTGTTATTATTCTGATGACGACGATACCTATGAGAGGCGCCACAAGGACACACGACTACTGGAGCAACAGGTGCCACACACACATATATGCACCTTGTCAAGATCGGGAAAGGAACTGTTGGTATCGTCGTCATCATCTTTGTTCGCCATCCCATCATAGTTAGCCTGCCCCGGCGTCATCTCCTTTCCGACTTGCTTTAAAGTCGTTGCGGAGCTATTTTACGCGGCATCGGTACAGGAAAATATATTCGGTACATGAGTTTGCCGTGACAACAGTATGTGCGTGTATATCTGGCTCATCCCCTCTTTTCATTTTCGTTTTGGTCCTTCTTCTTTTTTTCATTAGTGTTATATTTCAGATCTATCGGGGGATTCTCGTTTCCTTGGCGCGGCATCTCGTTTAGCTGACCTTGATTGGGACTCTTTTGGTTCTCTTGTCGCTTGCGCTCACCTGATTTCTTCTCCGCATTTTCATTTGACACACTACTAATTGTATGTGAAATTGCAATAAAATAGTTAAGCGCAATTGGCAGCGCCATATGATGATGGCGTGTGCGCGGCTGAATCAAAAGCCGCCAAAGTTTCTAATTTGGCAGATCGTCCAAAGCTTCTGTAACTTGATGAAATTGCACGAATTTTTCGTGTCTTCTATTGGTTTAAGCATATACGTATTACGTCTGTGTCTTCTCGACAGGCTGGCAAAAATAAAAGGGACAGTAGAGTGTCCTGCGTGTCCTTCGGTAATTGCAAAGTGCATCAATTATTGCAATGTACCCTTAATCGTTATAACATATTGACACGGTCATGCTGGTGAGTAGCTCATTACTCACCTTACCCTTCGACGAAGATGAGGATCAGGGTCTGGCTGGAGCGGAGAGTGTTCATGGCAACTCCAGTCTCCTGATCTCCTGATTTGCATTTTGGACGTATATGTTCTCTGCTGTTTGGCGCTGCCAAAGGTCATTGTCAACTCATTAGGGGTAAAAAGAACAGTGGCATAGTCAGGTA contains:
- a CDS encoding ABC transporter ATP-binding protein, which produces MRRDMIFLRNKKMQKEEEKEMQLEKKNAIEVHNLTKTYRGNIPAVDSISFSVMPGEIFGLLGPNGAGKTSTIKMIVTLAKATFGRLEVFGVDVSRSPQIARGMMGYVPQSISVDADLTAYENLLIFSKLSYVSKQDRDERIREALQYMGLAGRANDLVKHFSGGMMRRLEIAQALVNRPRILLLDEPSIGLDPASKRQVWKSIKQLRQDYGTTVLITTHDMTEADVLCDRVAIMSAGNIAALGNPAELKRTIGGGDRVTVNFLASAVRPQDMEFLSSLGKVVAIGNNNDDEEGDETSVQILVGDGEEAVPHIMDSFRNNGIQIESISVSKPTLDDVFMKYANRRLDCEEEMVAAAKSNSSGARRDFVRHAK
- a CDS encoding C2H2-type zinc finger protein, translated to MNGNMEKEGKQVPLAKKEEVKAQVPAERPRFECEECNKTFPSSLDLEEHRKQDHVAKNTSSTTVA
- a CDS encoding ABC transporter permease, with the protein product MMMNRNKNNSNNSNSVERFLYSSMTVAEMEARKLRHDSTELWTRVVQPALWLLIFGVTFNSLRALQTAGDFSYIQFITPGILAQSVLFIAIFYGITVVWERDVGIFTRLLSTPSPRASIVLGKALAAGLRGLFQAAMIFVLALLIGVEIRLDPVDVIGVFAIVVLFAMCFSSLSMLLASYMKTRDRMMGIGQALTMPLFFASNAIYPIALMPVWLQYVSLANPLSYVVDALRAMLITGNYANLPVDIAVVLFATVAFVALASVSIKRLLE